One stretch of Daphnia pulicaria isolate SC F1-1A chromosome 8, SC_F0-13Bv2, whole genome shotgun sequence DNA includes these proteins:
- the LOC124311834 gene encoding NEDD8-activating enzyme E1 catalytic subunit-like — protein sequence MSTTSWNGRWFHLRKVLERGGPLAHPDFQASNETLDFLLETCKILVVGAGGLGCELLKNLALMGFRNIHVIDMDTIDVSNLNRQFLFRHSDVGRPKAEVAANFINERIPLANVTAYYAKIQDYDQDFYSGFHVVVCGLDSIIARRWINGMLISLLTYEDGELDPSSVTPLVDGGTEGFKGNVRVILPGMNACIECTLDLFPPQINFPLCTIAHTPRLPEHCIEYARLLQWPKENPFGEEVAIDGDDPNHISWIYEKALQRAGEYGILGVTYRLAQGVVKHIIPAVASTNAVVAAACALEVFKLASTCAPKLDNYMVFNDTDGIYTYTYAAERNESCVACSQIPKDLFFHENARLSEVMEHLSTTYQMKSPGVTTTDKQGRNRTLYLPNVSSIEERTRPNLKKTLKELELKDGAQLIVADVTSPNAIEFHLKLDAPMDT from the exons ATGAGTACCACTAGCTGGAATGGCAGATGGTTCCACTTGAGAAAAGTCTTGGAGCGAGGTGGACCATTGGCTCATCCAGACTTTCAGGCCTCAAATGAAACACTTGATTTTCTGTTGGAAACTTGCAAG aTTCTCGTTGTAGGGGCTGGTGGCTTGGGCTGTGAATTGCTCAAGAATTTAGCTTTAATGGGCTTCCGCAACATCCACGTAATCGATATGGATACTATCGACGTTTCTAATTTGAATCGGCAGTTCCTTTTCCGTCACTCGGATGTTGGCAGACCGAAAGCTGAAGTCGCTGCCAACTTTATCAACGAACGCATCCCACTGGCCAACGTCACTGC TTACTATGCCAAAATCCAGGACTACGACCAGGACTTCTACTCTGGCTTCCACGTTGTCGTCTGCGGGCTTGACTCGATTATCGCCCGCCGCTGGATCAACGGGATGCTCATCAGCCTGCTCACATACGAGGATGGAGAACTTGACCCTTCTAG CGTTACCCCGTTGGTGGACGGCGGAACTGAGGGATTCAAAGGCAACGTTCGAGTGATATTGCCAGGAATGAACGCTTGCATCGAGTGCACTTTGGATCTGTTCCCACCTCAA ATCAACTTCCCGCTGTGCACCATAGCCCATACACCTCGGTTGCCGGAGCACTGCATCGAATACGCTCGACTTCTCCAGTGGCCTAAAGAGAATCCATTCGGCGAGGAAGTCGCGATCGATGGCGACGATCCAAATCAt ATTTCCTGGATTTACGAGAAAGCCCTGCAGAGAGCCGGCGAATACG GAATTCTCGGAGTCACGTATCGTTTGGCCCAAGGGGTTGTTAAGCACATCATTCCGGCCGTGGCGTCGACCAATGCCGTCGTGGCGGCGGCCTGTGCCTTGGAAGTTTTCAAGCTGGCCTCCACTTGCGCCCCCAAATTGGACAACTACATGGTTTTCAACGATACCGACG GGATTTACACCTACACGTACGCAGCGGAAAGGAACGAGAGCTGTGTGGCCTGCTCTCAGATCCCCAAAGATTTGTTCTTCCACGAGAACGCACGACTCAGCGAGGTGATGGAACACCTATCGACGACCTACCAGATGAAGAGCCCTGGCGTGACGACCACCGACAAACAAGGCCGCAACCGCACGCTTTACTTGCCCAACGTTAGCAGCATCGAGGAACGCACAAGACCTAATCTCAAGAAAACACTCAAAG AACTGGAACTGAAAGATGGTGCGCAGTTGATCGTGGCTGACGTGACCTCGCCGAATGCCATCGAATTCCACTTGAAGTTGGACGCCCCCATGGATACGTAG